A window of Mesoplasma chauliocola contains these coding sequences:
- a CDS encoding alpha/beta fold hydrolase, whose amino-acid sequence MRKFQLQMIDGKELINFEWKSTKKPVAVIQIIPSFDEHMSMYNNFAKLMCEKSILVVGTDLRSLGESRIDSETQNIYFDKKQGWNKMVEDVKNINTWIKRYHPDLPIFMLGQGLGGNLARAFAIKYSEEIAGMILINTRDYNYHISNLFLKYMNINQILFNPKADAKMLNKIRNKRFNKRHNEMLKIENQWLSNDIKYVEEFNNDPLCYLNFSFSAFKDIAYGNRFITKPQNNEFISKELPLLIQSGGLDNYTKLGKDSQKLFYRFTKLGIDTDFKIYQNLKNKLLHEIVNEPVINDILTFIDKFKENY is encoded by the coding sequence ATGAGAAAATTTCAATTACAAATGATTGATGGTAAAGAATTAATTAATTTTGAATGAAAATCTACTAAAAAACCCGTTGCAGTTATTCAAATAATTCCAAGTTTTGATGAACATATGTCAATGTATAATAACTTTGCAAAACTGATGTGTGAAAAAAGCATTTTAGTTGTTGGAACAGATTTGAGAAGTCTTGGTGAAAGTAGAATAGATAGTGAAACCCAAAATATTTACTTTGACAAAAAACAAGGTTGAAATAAAATGGTAGAGGATGTAAAAAATATCAACACTTGAATTAAAAGATATCATCCAGACTTGCCAATATTTATGCTTGGACAAGGATTAGGTGGAAATTTGGCAAGAGCTTTTGCAATTAAATATTCAGAAGAGATTGCTGGTATGATTTTAATTAATACACGGGATTACAATTATCATATTTCAAATTTATTTTTAAAATATATGAATATTAATCAGATTTTATTTAATCCAAAGGCTGATGCAAAGATGTTAAATAAGATAAGAAATAAAAGATTCAACAAAAGACATAATGAAATGTTAAAGATTGAAAATCAATGATTATCAAACGATATAAAATATGTTGAAGAATTTAATAATGACCCCTTATGTTATTTAAATTTTAGTTTCAGTGCTTTTAAAGACATTGCTTATGGAAATAGATTTATAACAAAACCCCAAAACAATGAATTTATTTCAAAAGAGTTACCGCTCTTAATTCAAAGTGGTGGTTTAGATAACTATACAAAATTAGGCAAAGATTCACAGAAGTTGTTTTACAGATTTACAAAACTAGGGATTGATACAGATTTTAAAATATATCAAAATTTAAAAAATAAATTATTACATGAAATTGTTAACGAACCTGTGATAAATGACATTTTAACTTTTATAGACAAATTTAAAGAAAATTATTAA
- a CDS encoding phosphatase PAP2 family protein — MKLKLDKKILKTPYLYVTATIFALLIIVFLLGTFLDAQIAQNIYKENSWYGYAFDKFGQLTFLIPINFCIIGIFVFLSDKRKEWDVQLNIFKIVYFTLIYAGTIMYIFSPLIRKNSKPYELSIDIVNTIIFYSIFILTIVFYKMNPKFTEQKNFIFKVCLVIGFVITISLTTEILKNVFSRPRPINSVISGELEYREWWNITYANGFGKNKSFPSGHTTSAITILGLALLFKKDSLYYYGIILISFISAILVGTSRMVLAKHFLTDITFACIMAYSWFLFFENYLVKVISKKFGGNNE, encoded by the coding sequence ATGAAACTAAAACTAGATAAGAAAATACTAAAAACTCCCTATTTATATGTAACAGCAACAATTTTTGCTCTTTTGATTATTGTTTTTTTATTAGGAACATTCTTAGATGCACAAATTGCACAAAATATTTACAAAGAAAACTCATGATATGGATACGCTTTTGATAAATTTGGGCAATTAACATTCTTAATTCCAATAAACTTTTGTATTATTGGAATTTTTGTTTTTTTAAGCGATAAAAGAAAAGAATGAGATGTACAACTAAACATCTTTAAAATAGTTTACTTTACATTAATTTATGCAGGAACAATAATGTATATATTTTCTCCATTAATCAGAAAAAACAGTAAACCTTATGAGTTGAGCATTGATATTGTTAATACTATTATTTTTTATTCAATATTTATTTTGACTATTGTTTTTTATAAAATGAATCCTAAATTTACAGAACAAAAGAATTTTATTTTCAAAGTTTGTTTAGTAATTGGATTTGTAATCACAATATCATTAACAACAGAAATTTTAAAAAATGTTTTTTCCAGACCAAGACCAATTAATTCTGTAATTAGTGGAGAACTTGAATATCGTGAATGATGAAATATAACTTATGCAAATGGATTTGGTAAAAACAAATCTTTCCCTTCAGGTCATACAACAAGTGCGATTACTATTTTAGGTTTGGCTTTATTATTTAAGAAAGATTCACTATATTATTACGGAATTATTTTAATTTCTTTCATTTCTGCAATTTTAGTTGGAACTTCAAGAATGGTATTAGCAAAACATTTCTTAACTGATATTACATTTGCATGCATTATGGCGTATAGTTGATTCTTATTTTTTGAAAACTATTTAGTTAAAGTAATAAGCAAAAAATTTGGAGGTAACAATGAGTAA
- the lepA gene encoding translation elongation factor 4 translates to MDKSKIRNFSIIAHIDHGKSTLADRILELTNTVAKREMQEQLLDSMDIERERGITIKLNSVQLNYKAKDGEEYTFHLIDTPGHVDFTYEVSRSLAACEGAILVVDATQGIEAQTLANVYLAIENNLEIIPVINKVDLPSADPERVKEEIENTIGIDCSEAPLISAKTGLNVEDVLEAIVNKIPPPYDADDAKPLRALIFDSYYDKYLGVVMSIRVREGSIKVGDRIKLMANGISYEVTELGVKNPKIIKRQELSAGEVGWVAASIKTIKDINVGDTITTVSNPALHALEGYKKLKPMVYCGIYPVDTNQYQDFKEALEKMELSDSSLVYEPETSQALGFGFRVGFLGLLHMEVVQERLEREYNLNLIATAPSVIYRVHLTDGTMIEIDNPAKLPDPQKIKFIEEPFVNVKIMTPKESVGDLMSLCQNKLGTYKDLQVVDDNRMMLVYDMPLAEIIFDFFNKLKSISKGYASFEYDMIGYQESQLVKMDILLNGDMVDAFSMIVNKHFAYQRGAALTKKLKELIPRQNFEVPVQATIGNKVLARETIKAYRKDVTWKLHAADKSRRKKLLNKQKEGKKKMKEIGSVEVPQEAFIAVLKLDD, encoded by the coding sequence ATGGATAAATCAAAAATTAGAAATTTTAGCATTATTGCACATATTGATCACGGTAAGTCTACATTAGCTGACCGTATTTTGGAGTTAACTAATACTGTAGCAAAACGCGAGATGCAAGAGCAATTACTAGATTCAATGGATATTGAAAGAGAACGCGGAATTACAATTAAATTAAATTCTGTTCAATTAAACTACAAAGCTAAAGATGGAGAAGAATATACTTTCCATTTAATTGATACTCCAGGGCATGTTGACTTTACATATGAAGTATCAAGAAGTTTAGCAGCTTGTGAAGGAGCCATTTTAGTTGTTGATGCAACACAAGGAATTGAAGCACAAACACTAGCAAACGTATATTTAGCAATTGAAAATAATCTTGAAATTATCCCTGTTATTAATAAAGTTGATTTACCAAGTGCAGACCCTGAAAGAGTTAAGGAAGAGATTGAAAATACAATAGGAATTGATTGTAGCGAAGCTCCTTTAATTAGTGCTAAGACAGGATTGAATGTAGAAGATGTTTTAGAAGCAATTGTTAATAAAATACCGCCTCCTTATGATGCAGATGATGCAAAACCTTTGAGAGCATTAATTTTTGATAGCTACTATGATAAATATCTTGGAGTAGTTATGTCAATTAGAGTAAGAGAAGGTTCAATTAAAGTTGGTGACCGTATTAAACTAATGGCGAATGGAATCAGTTATGAAGTAACTGAATTAGGTGTTAAAAATCCTAAAATTATTAAAAGACAAGAATTAAGTGCAGGAGAAGTAGGGTGAGTTGCTGCTTCTATTAAAACAATTAAAGATATTAATGTTGGAGATACTATCACTACTGTTTCTAATCCAGCACTTCATGCATTGGAAGGTTATAAAAAACTTAAGCCAATGGTTTATTGTGGAATTTATCCAGTTGATACAAACCAATACCAAGATTTTAAAGAGGCTTTAGAAAAAATGGAATTGTCAGATTCATCACTAGTATATGAGCCAGAAACATCTCAAGCATTAGGATTTGGATTTAGAGTTGGATTCTTAGGATTGTTACACATGGAAGTAGTTCAAGAAAGATTAGAGAGAGAATATAATTTAAATCTAATTGCAACTGCACCATCAGTAATTTATCGTGTTCATTTAACAGATGGAACAATGATTGAAATTGATAACCCTGCTAAATTACCTGATCCTCAAAAGATTAAGTTTATAGAAGAACCGTTTGTAAATGTAAAAATTATGACACCTAAAGAATCAGTTGGAGACTTAATGAGTTTATGCCAAAACAAATTAGGGACATATAAAGATTTACAAGTAGTTGATGATAATCGTATGATGTTAGTTTATGATATGCCTTTAGCTGAAATAATTTTTGATTTCTTTAATAAATTAAAATCAATTTCAAAAGGTTATGCATCATTTGAATACGATATGATTGGATATCAAGAATCACAATTAGTAAAAATGGATATTTTATTAAATGGTGATATGGTTGATGCATTCTCAATGATTGTTAATAAACACTTTGCTTATCAAAGAGGAGCTGCTTTAACTAAAAAACTTAAAGAACTAATTCCGCGCCAAAACTTTGAAGTGCCTGTTCAAGCAACAATCGGTAATAAAGTTTTAGCTCGTGAAACAATTAAAGCTTATCGTAAAGATGTTACTTGAAAGCTACATGCCGCTGATAAGTCAAGACGTAAAAAACTTCTAAATAAACAAAAAGAAGGTAAAAAGAAAATGAAAGAAATTGGTAGTGTTGAAGTACCACAAGAAGCATTTATTGCAGTATTAAAACTTGATGACTAG
- the ruvX gene encoding Holliday junction resolvase RuvX, translating into MSNILGLDVGSKTIGLASSTGSVARKEINLRFEEWDFEAGVETLTEFIKDKNFTTFVFGYPKNMDGSIGERAEMVDYFIEGFLVYNPEISTDQIIRIDERRTTKMAKSIMIEAGLTRKKQKENKDTLAAQLILETYLEQINKLN; encoded by the coding sequence ATGAGTAATATTTTAGGTTTAGATGTTGGAAGTAAAACAATTGGTTTAGCTTCTTCAACAGGAAGTGTTGCTAGAAAAGAAATTAATTTAAGATTTGAAGAATGAGATTTTGAAGCTGGAGTTGAAACATTAACTGAATTTATTAAAGATAAAAACTTTACAACCTTTGTATTTGGTTATCCAAAGAACATGGATGGATCTATTGGTGAACGAGCTGAAATGGTAGATTATTTTATTGAAGGCTTTTTAGTTTACAACCCTGAAATTTCAACTGATCAAATCATTCGCATTGATGAAAGAAGAACTACTAAAATGGCTAAATCAATTATGATTGAAGCTGGATTAACTAGAAAAAAACAAAAAGAAAATAAAGACACTTTAGCAGCACAATTAATTTTAGAAACATATTTAGAACAAATTAATAAATTAAATTAA
- the typA gene encoding translational GTPase TypA yields the protein MSNQKIINIAVIAHVDAGKSTLVDALLKQGGAFRDNQEVVEQIMDSNDQERERGITIYSKNCAIEYKGTKINIVDTPGHADFSSEVERIMKTVDTVILLVDSSEGPMPQTRFVLSKALELGLNPILMINKIDKKDQRAEEVVEEVLELFMELDATDEQLDFTTLYGIAREGIAQLNLNDQGVDLSPMFDTIIEQVGTYPIELAEKPLKMQVSSLAYDSFIGRLGIGRIFEGKIAEGQTVSVVKNDGEVKQAKISKLTVYQGLNKVAVKEAFAGDIITFAGIEHISIGDTINELNNINPMEPITIEEPTMSMNFLVNTSPFAGKVGKFVTSRNIKERLEKELEVNVGLKVEPLDNPTIEGFKVLGRGELHLSVLIEQMRREGFELAISKPEVIFRKGDNGTLLEPMERVILNIPTEYSGTVINKLNQRKGLMTDMDSDGVRDKIVYNIPLRALIGFRSEFTNDTHGEGIMVRSSNGFEPYKGEIESRKNGVLISMAAGKTLPYALNNLEERGILFVGPQVEVYDGMIVGQHSRDNDLEVNPTTGKKLTNTRASGSDDSVKLTPPKVMTLEEALEYIEWDELVEVTPDDIRLRKRWLTNTERRQHRNDNKKVFD from the coding sequence ATGTCAAATCAAAAAATTATTAACATTGCGGTTATCGCTCACGTTGATGCTGGAAAATCAACATTAGTTGATGCACTTTTAAAACAAGGTGGAGCATTTAGAGATAACCAAGAAGTTGTAGAACAAATCATGGATTCAAACGATCAAGAAAGAGAACGTGGGATTACCATCTATTCAAAAAACTGTGCTATTGAGTACAAAGGAACAAAAATAAATATTGTTGATACTCCAGGCCATGCCGATTTTTCAAGTGAAGTTGAACGTATTATGAAAACTGTAGATACTGTTATTTTACTTGTTGATTCAAGTGAAGGACCAATGCCTCAAACACGTTTTGTTTTATCTAAAGCATTGGAATTAGGTTTAAATCCAATCTTAATGATTAATAAAATTGATAAAAAAGATCAAAGAGCAGAAGAAGTTGTAGAAGAAGTATTAGAGTTATTTATGGAATTAGATGCTACTGATGAACAATTAGACTTTACAACATTATATGGAATTGCTCGTGAAGGTATTGCTCAATTAAATTTAAACGATCAAGGAGTTGATCTTTCACCAATGTTTGATACTATTATTGAACAAGTTGGAACATACCCAATTGAACTAGCTGAAAAACCATTAAAAATGCAAGTTAGTTCATTAGCTTATGATTCATTTATTGGAAGATTAGGAATCGGAAGAATCTTTGAGGGTAAAATTGCTGAAGGTCAAACAGTTAGTGTTGTTAAAAATGATGGTGAAGTTAAACAAGCTAAAATTTCTAAATTAACAGTTTACCAAGGATTAAACAAAGTTGCTGTTAAAGAAGCCTTTGCTGGAGATATTATTACATTTGCTGGTATTGAACATATTTCAATCGGAGATACAATTAATGAATTAAATAATATTAATCCAATGGAACCAATCACAATTGAAGAACCTACAATGAGTATGAATTTCTTAGTTAATACTTCTCCTTTTGCTGGTAAAGTTGGTAAATTTGTTACTTCAAGAAATATTAAAGAACGTTTAGAAAAAGAATTAGAAGTAAACGTTGGTTTAAAAGTTGAGCCATTAGATAACCCAACTATTGAAGGATTCAAAGTTTTAGGACGTGGAGAACTTCACTTATCTGTTTTAATTGAACAAATGAGAAGAGAAGGTTTTGAATTAGCTATTTCTAAACCTGAAGTAATTTTCAGAAAAGGTGATAATGGAACATTATTAGAACCTATGGAAAGAGTTATCCTAAACATTCCTACTGAATATTCAGGAACTGTTATTAATAAATTAAACCAACGTAAAGGTTTAATGACAGATATGGATTCTGATGGAGTTAGAGATAAAATCGTTTACAACATTCCATTAAGAGCTTTAATTGGATTTAGAAGTGAATTTACTAATGATACTCATGGTGAAGGAATCATGGTTAGAAGTTCAAATGGTTTTGAACCATACAAAGGCGAAATTGAATCACGCAAAAATGGTGTTCTTATTTCAATGGCAGCTGGTAAAACATTACCTTATGCTTTAAATAACTTAGAAGAACGTGGAATTCTATTTGTAGGACCTCAAGTTGAAGTTTATGATGGAATGATCGTTGGACAACACTCAAGAGATAACGACTTAGAAGTTAACCCAACAACTGGTAAAAAATTAACTAACACTCGTGCTAGTGGCAGTGATGATTCAGTTAAACTAACTCCACCAAAAGTTATGACTTTAGAAGAAGCATTAGAATACATCGAATGAGATGAATTAGTTGAAGTAACTCCAGATGATATTCGTCTAAGAAAAAGATGATTAACAAATACTGAAAGACGTCAACACAGAAACGATAATAAAAAAGTTTTTGATTAA
- the proS gene encoding proline--tRNA ligase: protein MKQLDKITPRDVDFSQWYTDTVINAKLASYGPVKGTIIFRPYGYAIWELIQKYLDGKFKEIGVENVYFPLLIPQSLFQKEKDHIEGFSPEIATVTRVGDTELPEPLFIRPTSEVLMANYFKNEVKSYRDLPLIYNQWTNVMRWEKTTRPFLRTSEFLWQEGHTVHSDRKEASDLTLKILDIYTEFANNLLLLPVISGKKTEREKFAGADSTYTIESLMHDGQALQCGTSHYFADNFSKPYEIKFQNKEGKLEHAYSTSWGVSTRLIGAIIMTHSDDNGLVLPSSISPVQIRIIQIKETEEVLKVSNDIKNLLSNKYRVDTDKTDKSFGFKISEAEIKGIPLRIEIGPRDLENDQVTISRRDTREKIQVNVREIEQAIDQMIKEYDANLYANALKNRENRTSKAKTIEEYKKVLESNQGFVLVPFCGEVECEEKVKKETSTNSRCIPFEQDNKIENCFNCNKETKLKVYFARAY from the coding sequence ATGAAACAACTTGATAAAATAACACCAAGAGATGTCGATTTTTCACAATGATATACAGATACAGTTATAAATGCTAAATTAGCAAGTTATGGCCCAGTTAAAGGAACAATTATTTTCAGACCTTATGGTTATGCAATTTGAGAACTAATACAAAAATATTTAGATGGTAAGTTTAAAGAAATCGGAGTAGAAAATGTTTATTTCCCATTATTAATCCCTCAATCACTATTTCAAAAAGAAAAAGATCACATAGAAGGATTTTCACCAGAAATAGCAACTGTAACAAGAGTTGGAGATACCGAACTACCAGAACCATTATTTATTAGACCTACTAGTGAAGTATTAATGGCTAACTACTTTAAAAATGAAGTAAAGTCTTATCGCGATTTACCATTAATTTATAACCAATGAACAAATGTTATGCGTTGAGAAAAGACAACTAGACCCTTTTTAAGAACTAGTGAATTTTTATGACAAGAAGGGCATACTGTTCATTCTGACAGAAAAGAAGCGTCAGATTTAACTTTAAAAATTTTAGATATTTATACTGAGTTTGCTAACAATCTTTTATTGCTACCAGTTATTTCAGGTAAAAAAACTGAAAGAGAAAAATTTGCTGGTGCTGATTCAACTTATACAATTGAATCATTAATGCATGATGGGCAAGCATTGCAATGTGGAACATCACATTACTTTGCTGATAATTTCTCAAAACCTTATGAAATTAAATTTCAAAATAAGGAAGGAAAACTTGAACATGCCTATTCAACAAGTTGAGGAGTTTCAACAAGATTAATTGGAGCTATTATTATGACTCACTCAGATGATAATGGTTTGGTTTTACCTTCAAGTATATCACCAGTTCAGATTAGAATAATTCAAATTAAAGAAACTGAAGAAGTATTAAAAGTTTCAAATGATATTAAAAATTTATTAAGCAATAAATATCGTGTTGATACTGATAAAACTGATAAATCATTTGGGTTCAAAATTAGTGAAGCAGAAATTAAAGGTATACCACTAAGAATAGAAATAGGACCAAGAGATTTAGAAAATGATCAAGTAACTATCTCAAGAAGAGATACAAGAGAAAAAATTCAAGTTAATGTACGTGAAATAGAGCAAGCAATTGATCAAATGATAAAAGAATATGATGCTAATTTATATGCTAATGCATTAAAAAATCGTGAAAATAGAACTTCAAAAGCAAAAACAATTGAAGAATACAAAAAAGTATTAGAAAGTAATCAAGGATTTGTTTTAGTTCCATTCTGTGGTGAAGTTGAATGTGAAGAAAAAGTTAAAAAGGAAACATCAACAAATTCTCGTTGTATTCCGTTTGAACAAGACAATAAAATTGAAAATTGTTTTAACTGTAATAAAGAAACAAAATTAAAAGTTTATTTTGCTAGAGCTTATTAA
- the hpt gene encoding hypoxanthine phosphoribosyltransferase — protein MKKHPLAKEILFTDKQIQERTIEVAQEIKAFYEKTPNETNNSLLVIGLLKGCIPFYQTFCMNFDYEMEMDFMVISSYLGGTKSNGEPKINLDVNSPIKDRDILIVEDIIESGVTLEYVKKYLLNKGAKSVKILTMLDKPTERKVDIHADWTCFSIEKHFVIGFGLDYQEKLRNLPYVAICDTDKLADWKW, from the coding sequence ATGAAAAAGCACCCGTTAGCAAAAGAAATATTATTTACTGACAAACAAATTCAAGAACGAACAATAGAGGTTGCACAAGAAATTAAAGCCTTTTATGAAAAAACTCCAAATGAAACTAACAATAGTTTATTAGTAATTGGATTATTAAAAGGATGTATTCCTTTCTATCAAACATTTTGTATGAACTTTGATTATGAAATGGAAATGGACTTCATGGTTATTAGTTCTTATCTTGGTGGAACTAAAAGCAACGGAGAACCAAAAATTAACTTAGATGTTAATTCTCCAATCAAAGATCGTGATATCTTAATTGTTGAAGATATTATTGAATCGGGTGTTACTTTAGAATATGTTAAAAAATACTTACTTAACAAAGGTGCTAAATCAGTTAAAATTTTAACTATGTTAGATAAACCAACTGAAAGAAAAGTTGATATACATGCTGATTGAACTTGTTTCTCAATTGAAAAACACTTTGTAATTGGTTTTGGATTAGACTATCAAGAAAAATTAAGAAACTTACCATATGTTGCAATTTGTGACACAGATAAATTAGCTGATTGAAAATGATAA
- the eno gene encoding phosphopyruvate hydratase, whose translation MSRIEKIIAREVLDSRGTPTVEVELWTEFGGYGIAKAPSGASTGENEALELRDGDKARYNGKGVLKAVANVNDKISPALIGHDVQDQLGIDRIMIKLDGTEFKKKLGANGMLAVSLAAAHAAASELEVPLYRYIGGVQAKRLPVPMLNVINGGEHADSAIDFQEFMIMPVGAPTFKEALRWSSETFQALKSLLHDKGDITAVGDEGGFAPHFSWAYAKQDLASFKAKTPAEIALDLLVEAITKAGYKVGKDGIMIAMDCASSELYFEDKKYHFKKIEKVTGQEWAFTTDEMIAYLEKLVNNYPIISIEDGLSEKDWDGFVKLTSKIGDRVQIVGDDLFTTNPKFIKEGISKDAANSTLIKLNQIGTLSETVEAITMTQKAGWTAVVSHRSGETEDATIADLAVAFNAGQIKTGSMSRSDRIAKYNRLLQIEDQLGEDAIYDGYATFYNLKINK comes from the coding sequence ATGTCAAGAATTGAGAAAATTATTGCACGTGAAGTATTAGACTCACGTGGTACACCAACTGTTGAAGTTGAATTATGAACTGAATTTGGTGGATATGGAATTGCAAAAGCACCATCAGGAGCTTCTACTGGAGAAAACGAAGCTTTAGAATTAAGAGATGGAGATAAAGCACGTTACAATGGCAAAGGTGTTTTAAAAGCAGTTGCAAATGTAAATGATAAAATTTCACCAGCTTTAATCGGACATGATGTTCAAGACCAATTAGGAATTGACAGAATTATGATCAAATTAGATGGAACTGAATTTAAGAAAAAATTAGGAGCAAACGGAATGTTAGCTGTTTCATTAGCAGCAGCTCACGCAGCAGCAAGTGAATTAGAAGTTCCTTTATACAGATACATTGGTGGAGTTCAAGCAAAACGTTTACCTGTTCCAATGTTAAATGTTATTAATGGTGGAGAACATGCTGACTCAGCAATCGATTTCCAAGAATTTATGATTATGCCAGTTGGAGCACCAACATTTAAAGAAGCATTAAGATGATCATCAGAAACTTTCCAAGCATTAAAATCATTATTACACGATAAAGGTGATATTACTGCTGTTGGAGATGAAGGTGGATTTGCACCTCACTTCTCATGAGCATACGCAAAACAAGATTTAGCTTCATTTAAAGCTAAAACACCTGCAGAAATTGCATTAGACTTATTAGTTGAAGCTATTACAAAAGCTGGTTACAAAGTTGGTAAAGATGGAATCATGATCGCAATGGACTGTGCTTCATCAGAATTATACTTTGAAGACAAAAAATACCACTTCAAAAAAATTGAAAAAGTTACAGGTCAAGAATGAGCATTTACTACAGACGAAATGATCGCTTACTTAGAAAAATTAGTAAACAATTACCCAATTATTTCAATTGAAGATGGATTAAGTGAAAAAGACTGAGATGGATTCGTTAAGTTAACTTCAAAAATTGGAGATAGAGTTCAAATCGTTGGAGATGACTTATTTACAACAAATCCAAAATTCATTAAAGAAGGAATTAGCAAAGATGCTGCAAACTCAACTTTAATTAAATTAAATCAAATTGGAACTTTATCAGAAACTGTTGAAGCTATTACAATGACTCAAAAAGCTGGATGAACAGCTGTTGTTTCACACCGTTCAGGAGAAACTGAAGATGCAACAATTGCTGATTTAGCTGTAGCATTTAACGCAGGACAAATCAAAACTGGATCAATGTCACGTTCAGATAGAATTGCAAAATACAACAGATTATTACAAATTGAAGATCAATTAGGTGAAGATGCTATCTACGATGGATATGCAACATTCTATAACTTAAAAATCAACAAATAA
- a CDS encoding viroplasmin family protein, translating into MKYYAVKKGRKIGIYENWDDCKQQVEGFTGAVYKSFSNKKDAEVFITGDASKTKKIISDDNVAVAYSDGSFIKENNTYSYGAVVMWKNKEYHFSKRYRDDELKSMWNVSGELQGAKRVMLFAYANNIPKLYLYHDYEGIAKWANHEWKAKSEEGNEYIKFVDQIKTKVEIEFIWVKGHSNDYYNDLADQLAAKATFEEYAKEV; encoded by the coding sequence ATGAAATATTATGCTGTTAAAAAAGGTAGAAAAATAGGTATTTATGAAAATTGAGATGACTGTAAACAACAAGTTGAAGGTTTTACAGGAGCTGTTTATAAATCATTTTCAAATAAAAAAGATGCTGAAGTTTTTATAACAGGTGATGCTTCAAAAACTAAAAAAATAATTTCTGATGATAATGTGGCAGTTGCATATAGTGATGGAAGTTTTATTAAGGAAAATAATACATACTCTTATGGTGCTGTTGTAATGTGAAAAAATAAAGAATATCATTTTTCAAAAAGATATCGCGATGATGAATTAAAATCAATGTGAAATGTTAGTGGTGAATTGCAAGGTGCAAAAAGAGTAATGTTATTTGCTTATGCTAATAACATTCCAAAGTTATATTTATATCATGATTATGAAGGTATAGCTAAATGAGCAAATCATGAGTGAAAAGCTAAATCTGAAGAAGGAAATGAATATATTAAATTTGTTGATCAAATAAAAACAAAAGTAGAAATTGAGTTTATTTGAGTTAAAGGACACAGTAATGACTATTATAATGATTTGGCTGATCAACTAGCAGCTAAAGCAACATTTGAAGAATACGCTAAGGAGGTTTAA
- a CDS encoding 23S rRNA (pseudouridine(1915)-N(3))-methyltransferase RlmH, translating into MNIKIICFGKLDKKFFLESFNEYASRISKYANLQIIELKEEYQKEDSVNKNINSDLLIEKLKSYADHEIICMDVSSKNISTEEFSKIIENNKNLKQAKIVFVIGPSDGYSDKFFKLNYQKVSFGKITLPHQLFRVILCEQIYRSFKIINNEKYHK; encoded by the coding sequence ATGAACATAAAAATAATTTGTTTTGGAAAGCTAGACAAAAAATTTTTTCTTGAATCTTTTAATGAATATGCTAGTAGAATTTCAAAATATGCTAATTTGCAAATTATAGAACTAAAAGAAGAATATCAAAAAGAAGATAGTGTTAATAAAAATATTAATTCTGATTTGCTAATTGAGAAACTTAAATCTTATGCTGATCATGAAATAATTTGTATGGATGTAAGTTCAAAAAATATTTCAACTGAAGAGTTTAGTAAAATAATTGAAAATAACAAAAACTTAAAACAAGCAAAAATTGTTTTTGTAATTGGTCCAAGTGATGGGTATAGTGATAAATTTTTTAAACTAAATTATCAAAAAGTTTCATTCGGAAAAATAACATTGCCACATCAATTATTTAGAGTTATTCTATGTGAACAAATATACAGATCTTTTAAAATTATTAATAATGAAAAATATCATAAATAA